Proteins encoded within one genomic window of Bradyrhizobium sp. 186:
- the hisE gene encoding phosphoribosyl-ATP diphosphatase, translating to MSDSLERLYLAVLAARDLDPATSRTARLFQRGPSKMAKKLAEEAIEVVIDAVNGDSEAVIRESADLLYNLTVLWASAGVRPEDVWREMTRREDMLGIAEKLPKSPMKLPKVASPRVAARRPIVALEGRVARKRH from the coding sequence ATGAGTGATTCGCTTGAGCGGCTATATCTGGCTGTGCTCGCGGCCAGGGACCTTGATCCGGCAACATCGCGCACCGCGCGGCTGTTTCAGCGTGGTCCTTCCAAAATGGCGAAAAAGCTGGCCGAAGAGGCCATCGAGGTCGTGATCGATGCGGTCAACGGCGATAGCGAAGCCGTGATCCGGGAAAGTGCTGACCTGCTCTACAATCTCACCGTGCTCTGGGCGTCGGCCGGCGTGCGCCCTGAGGACGTTTGGCGCGAAATGACGCGGCGGGAAGACATGCTCGGCATCGCCGAGAAGCTGCCGAAGTCGCCGATGAAGCTGCCCAAAGTTGCGTCACCGCGCGTTGCCGCCAGGCGGCCGATTGTCGCGCTGGAGGGGCGGGTGGCGCGCAAGCGCCAC
- a CDS encoding ABC transporter substrate-binding protein: MLGFKTIVLRCLLALSISLATLAAREVNAAETAAPSAAIHFTFDRPLDASMAPFFLAAKDGRFGAERLNVSFNTAAGSPETIARVAKGDSELALVDMNELIRFRDKDDAAPVKAVFVLFNRAPYAIVARRSRGVHLLPDLDGKTVGAADGDLSMRLWPALAQQNGINTAHVKFHKMSAAVREPILSAGQVDAVAGFSYLSAVNLRDRGVPGSDLVVLRYADYGCEAYGFAVIANPAFAAAKPDAVKGFVRALIAGINATVKEPARAGDEAASRIDDGDRDLELERLRTVLVDNILTDEVRRNGLGGIDPARLERSIDQVAQDFKFRKRPAAGDIFDDRFLPPVQGRLIN; encoded by the coding sequence ATGTTGGGATTCAAGACAATCGTCCTCCGCTGCCTGCTGGCTCTTTCGATCTCGCTTGCCACCCTCGCCGCACGCGAGGTCAATGCGGCCGAGACCGCCGCGCCGTCCGCGGCGATCCACTTCACCTTCGACCGCCCGCTCGATGCGAGCATGGCGCCGTTCTTCCTCGCCGCAAAAGACGGCAGGTTCGGCGCCGAGCGTCTCAACGTGTCCTTCAACACCGCGGCGGGATCGCCGGAAACAATTGCGCGCGTCGCCAAGGGCGACAGCGAGCTCGCGCTCGTCGACATGAACGAGTTGATCCGCTTTCGCGACAAGGACGATGCGGCGCCGGTCAAGGCGGTGTTCGTGCTGTTCAACCGCGCGCCTTACGCGATCGTCGCCCGCAGGAGCCGCGGCGTCCACCTCTTGCCCGATCTCGACGGCAAGACTGTCGGCGCTGCCGACGGCGACCTGTCGATGCGGCTGTGGCCGGCGCTGGCGCAGCAGAACGGCATCAATACCGCGCATGTGAAATTCCACAAGATGAGCGCAGCGGTACGCGAGCCGATCCTCTCCGCGGGACAGGTCGATGCCGTGGCCGGCTTCAGCTATCTTTCGGCGGTCAACCTGCGCGACCGCGGCGTACCGGGGAGCGATCTCGTCGTGCTGCGCTATGCCGACTATGGCTGCGAGGCCTATGGCTTTGCCGTGATCGCCAATCCCGCTTTCGCCGCGGCGAAGCCAGACGCGGTGAAAGGATTTGTCCGCGCATTGATCGCCGGCATCAACGCGACCGTCAAGGAGCCCGCGCGTGCGGGGGACGAGGCCGCAAGCCGCATCGACGATGGCGACCGCGACCTGGAGCTGGAACGCCTGCGCACCGTGCTCGTCGACAACATTCTGACCGACGAGGTCCGTCGCAACGGCCTCGGCGGGATCGACCCGGCACGCCTGGAGCGCTCGATCGACCAGGTCGCACAGGACTTCAAATTCCGCAAGCGGCCCGCCGCGGGCGATATTTTCGACGACCGCTTCCTGCCGCCGGTGCAGGGGCGGCTGATCAATTGA
- a CDS encoding HigA family addiction module antitoxin: MAEYPAKRNPRRCPVHPGAVLREDMLPASGKTKVEIARLLSISRQHLHDIMEEKKPLSPEVAVRVGKLFGGGAGIWVRMQAAYDTWHAEQTVDVSHIPTLKVA; this comes from the coding sequence ATGGCCGAATATCCTGCCAAGAGAAATCCGCGTCGCTGTCCCGTTCATCCCGGTGCAGTGCTCCGCGAAGACATGCTGCCGGCCTCGGGCAAGACCAAGGTCGAGATCGCGCGCCTCTTGAGCATTTCGCGGCAGCATCTTCACGACATCATGGAAGAGAAGAAGCCGCTATCGCCGGAGGTGGCGGTGCGCGTCGGAAAGCTGTTTGGAGGCGGCGCCGGCATCTGGGTCCGGATGCAGGCCGCTTACGACACCTGGCACGCGGAACAGACGGTGGACGTGAGCCATATCCCCACCTTGAAGGTGGCCTGA
- a CDS encoding glucan ABC transporter ATP-binding protein/ permease yields MSIFRLYTRVLELLGKEARLGWLLAVVNLLLAGSQFAEPVLFGRIVDVLSGKTEAGSSSAWPFLIAWVAFGLFTIACSALVALQADRLSHRQRQAVLTSYFEHILQLPLTFHSGTHSGRLMKVMLNGTDALWRLWLGFFREHFAAILSVVVLLPLSLYLNWRLAILLFVLCIVFTALTTFVVRRTFGMQMEVEEHYSELSARASDALGNVALVQSFVRVESEVKGLRSVADQLLAAQMPVLSWWALVTVITRASTTITVLAIFTLGIALHDQGLTSVGEIVMFVSFATLLIQKLEQVVSFINNVFMEAPRLREFFNVLDAVPAVHDRPDAIDAGRLSGLVEFNDVTFSYDGKRPAVEDLSFTALPGQTIALVGATGAGKSTAIALLHRAFDPQSGFIRIDGMDVRGVTLTSLRRNIGVVFQEALLFNRSIAENLRVGKPDATEAEMRKAAERAQALEFIDRSGGFETNAGERGRMLSGGERQRLSIARALLKDPPILILDEATSALDAVTEAKVNAALDEVMKGRTTFVIAHRLSTIRNATRILVFENGRVIEGGTFDELVVKGGHFAELARAQFMVQENARASVTAAEAAATAAKSP; encoded by the coding sequence ATGTCCATTTTTCGCCTCTACACTCGCGTTCTCGAGCTGCTCGGCAAGGAGGCACGGCTGGGCTGGCTGCTCGCGGTCGTCAATCTCCTGCTTGCGGGCTCGCAGTTCGCCGAGCCGGTGCTGTTCGGCCGCATCGTCGACGTGCTCTCCGGCAAGACGGAGGCCGGATCGAGCTCGGCTTGGCCATTCCTGATCGCCTGGGTCGCGTTCGGGCTGTTCACCATCGCCTGCAGTGCGCTTGTCGCGCTGCAGGCCGACCGGCTCTCCCACCGCCAGCGCCAGGCGGTGCTGACCAGCTATTTCGAGCACATCCTGCAACTGCCGCTGACCTTCCACTCCGGCACCCATTCCGGCCGGCTGATGAAGGTGATGCTCAACGGCACGGACGCGCTGTGGCGGCTGTGGCTCGGCTTCTTCCGCGAGCATTTTGCCGCGATCCTGTCGGTCGTGGTGCTGCTGCCGCTGTCGCTCTATCTGAACTGGCGGCTCGCGATCCTGCTGTTCGTGCTCTGCATCGTGTTCACCGCGCTGACGACCTTCGTCGTGCGCAGGACCTTCGGCATGCAGATGGAGGTCGAGGAGCATTACAGCGAGCTGTCCGCGCGCGCCTCCGACGCTCTCGGCAACGTCGCTCTGGTGCAGAGCTTTGTACGCGTCGAATCCGAGGTGAAGGGCTTGCGCTCCGTCGCTGATCAGCTGCTCGCGGCGCAGATGCCGGTGCTGTCGTGGTGGGCGCTCGTCACCGTTATCACGCGCGCCTCCACCACCATCACGGTGCTGGCGATCTTCACGCTCGGCATCGCGCTGCACGATCAGGGGCTCACCTCCGTCGGCGAGATCGTGATGTTCGTGAGCTTCGCCACGCTTCTGATCCAGAAGCTCGAGCAGGTCGTGAGCTTCATCAACAACGTGTTCATGGAAGCGCCGCGGCTGCGCGAGTTCTTCAACGTGCTCGATGCGGTGCCCGCGGTCCACGACCGGCCCGACGCGATCGATGCCGGGCGCCTCTCAGGCCTCGTCGAGTTCAACGACGTCACCTTCTCCTATGACGGCAAGCGGCCGGCGGTCGAGGACCTCTCCTTCACCGCGCTGCCCGGCCAGACCATCGCGCTGGTCGGCGCGACCGGCGCCGGCAAGTCGACTGCGATCGCGCTTCTGCATCGCGCCTTCGATCCGCAATCCGGCTTCATCAGGATCGACGGCATGGACGTGCGCGGCGTGACGCTGACGTCGCTGCGGCGGAACATCGGCGTGGTCTTTCAGGAGGCGCTGCTGTTCAATCGCTCGATCGCGGAGAATTTGCGCGTCGGCAAGCCGGATGCGACCGAAGCCGAGATGCGCAAGGCGGCGGAACGCGCGCAGGCGCTCGAATTCATCGATCGCAGCGGCGGCTTCGAGACCAATGCCGGCGAGCGCGGCCGCATGCTCTCCGGCGGCGAGCGACAGCGGCTGTCGATCGCGCGCGCGCTGCTGAAGGACCCGCCGATCCTGATCCTGGACGAGGCGACCAGCGCGCTTGACGCCGTCACCGAGGCCAAGGTGAATGCCGCTCTCGATGAAGTGATGAAGGGCCGCACCACCTTCGTGATCGCCCACCGTCTCTCCACCATTCGCAATGCCACGCGGATTCTGGTGTTCGAGAACGGGCGCGTGATCGAAGGCGGAACTTTCGATGAACTCGTGGTCAAAGGCGGCCATTTTGCCGAACTCGCCAGGGCGCAGTTCATGGTTCAGGAGAATGCACGGGCCAGCGTGACAGCGGCTGAGGCTGCTGCGACTGCGGCCAAGTCCCCATAG
- a CDS encoding D-alanyl-D-alanine carboxypeptidase family protein codes for MHALRLLLRLSLFNLFAAALACAALLAPRAASAEALLLIEADSGKVLQADNATIPWYPASVTKIMTAYVTLKAVKDGKLTLDTLLTVSPTAASQSPSKMGFRPGTQLTVDNALKMMLVKSANDMAVVLAEGVGGSIDGFSAMMNDTAMKLGMTQTSYVNPNGLPADGQITSARDLGILARSFLRDLPEYESFVHIPAIRFGKRVTGNFNKLIGRYPGADGFKTGFICASGYNLVASATRNGRRLIAVVLGANSGTARAVKAAQLLERGFSQDNLSWLRPSLGTVENLVPVDASPPNLRDDMCGGHRKRPASDDDDALIATNGGTTGSASATGGEAQVTFFTAGLQPPLMKASELMASAAASAEPVLVYTGPTRTGTALIAAVAADADQQVTPKPRGKKSRVAKKPDAADKPKDTSKDAGKDTKPVAAKPDAKPGDAKSGTKSDTKTAARPAASKHAAAKPDAAAKPAVSGDQAAKPAKPKAATKPAAKPAPNNS; via the coding sequence GTGCACGCACTTCGCCTGCTGCTTCGCCTCTCTTTGTTCAACCTGTTCGCCGCGGCACTCGCATGTGCTGCGCTGCTTGCACCGCGCGCGGCGAGCGCGGAAGCGCTGCTCCTGATCGAAGCCGACAGCGGCAAGGTGTTGCAGGCGGATAACGCGACCATTCCCTGGTATCCGGCCTCCGTCACCAAGATCATGACCGCTTATGTGACGCTGAAGGCGGTCAAGGACGGCAAGCTCACACTCGACACGCTGCTCACGGTATCGCCGACAGCGGCCTCGCAATCGCCCTCGAAGATGGGGTTCCGTCCGGGAACACAGCTCACCGTCGACAACGCGCTGAAGATGATGCTGGTGAAGTCGGCGAACGACATGGCCGTGGTGCTCGCCGAAGGCGTCGGCGGGTCGATCGACGGCTTCTCCGCGATGATGAACGATACCGCGATGAAGCTCGGCATGACGCAGACGAGCTACGTCAACCCCAACGGTCTGCCGGCCGACGGTCAGATCACGTCCGCGCGGGATCTCGGAATTTTGGCACGCTCGTTCCTGCGCGACCTGCCGGAATACGAATCCTTCGTGCATATCCCGGCGATCCGCTTCGGCAAGCGCGTCACAGGCAATTTCAACAAGCTGATCGGCCGCTATCCCGGCGCCGACGGTTTCAAGACCGGCTTCATCTGCGCCTCCGGCTATAATCTCGTGGCATCGGCCACGCGCAACGGCCGCCGGCTGATCGCGGTGGTGCTCGGCGCCAACTCCGGCACCGCGCGCGCGGTGAAGGCGGCGCAGCTGCTCGAGCGCGGCTTCTCGCAGGACAATCTGTCGTGGCTGCGTCCGTCGCTCGGCACCGTCGAAAACCTCGTGCCGGTCGATGCCTCGCCGCCGAACCTGCGCGACGACATGTGCGGCGGCCACCGCAAGCGGCCGGCCAGCGACGATGACGACGCGCTGATCGCAACCAATGGCGGCACCACCGGATCGGCCTCGGCCACCGGCGGCGAAGCCCAGGTGACGTTCTTCACCGCGGGCCTTCAGCCGCCCTTGATGAAGGCCTCCGAACTGATGGCCTCGGCGGCGGCGTCCGCAGAGCCCGTGCTGGTGTATACCGGCCCGACCCGCACCGGCACCGCCCTGATCGCGGCGGTCGCGGCCGATGCCGACCAGCAGGTGACCCCGAAACCGCGTGGCAAGAAGTCGCGCGTCGCCAAGAAGCCTGACGCTGCCGACAAGCCCAAGGACACGAGCAAGGACGCCGGCAAGGATACCAAGCCGGTTGCGGCAAAGCCGGATGCCAAGCCGGGTGACGCCAAGAGCGGTACAAAGAGCGACACCAAGACCGCAGCCAGGCCGGCCGCGAGCAAGCATGCCGCGGCCAAGCCCGATGCGGCGGCAAAACCTGCTGTAAGCGGCGATCAGGCGGCCAAGCCGGCCAAGCCCAAGGCGGCCACCAAGCCTGCGGCCAAGCCCGCGCCCAACAACAGTTAA
- a CDS encoding long-chain fatty acid--CoA ligase, whose product MERIWLKQYPPGVPADIEPTQYASLVDLLEESFAKFADRKAFICMDKSISYRELDQMSVALAAYLQGRGLQRGARVAIMMPNVLQYPVATAAVLRAGFAVVNVNPLYTPRELEHQLKDSGAEAVIVLENFAHTVQQVIAKTAVKHVIVASMGDLLGFKGVIVNLVVRRVKKMVPAWSLPGAVSFNDALSAGRGATFNKPKLSPGDVAFLQYTGGTTGVSKGATLLHRNIVANVLQNDAWLQPAIAAPPHVDQLMIVCALPLYHIFALTACYLLAVRAGGCNLLIPNPRDIAGFVKELAKYQVNSFPAVNTLYNGLMHHPDFKKLDFSKLKISNGGGMAVQRTVAEQWKAVTGCFIAEGYGLSETSPTLTCNPATTTDFSGSIGIPVPSTWISIRDDDGNEVPLGQPGEICAKGPQVMSGYWNRPEDTANVMTADGYFRTGDIGVMDERGYTKIVDRKKDMILVSGFNVYPNEIEEVIASHPGVLECAVIGIPDSKSGEAVKAFVVKKDPNLTAEEVIKFCHGQLTGYKVPKHIEFRTDLPKTNVGKILRRQLRDEKKAEAA is encoded by the coding sequence ATGGAGCGCATCTGGCTCAAGCAATATCCGCCCGGCGTGCCCGCTGACATCGAGCCGACCCAATACGCATCGCTGGTCGACCTGCTGGAGGAGAGCTTCGCCAAGTTCGCCGACCGCAAGGCGTTCATCTGCATGGACAAGTCGATCAGCTATCGCGAGCTCGACCAGATGTCGGTCGCGCTTGCTGCCTATTTGCAAGGCCGTGGGCTCCAGCGCGGCGCCCGCGTCGCGATCATGATGCCGAACGTGCTGCAATATCCGGTCGCGACCGCGGCCGTGCTGCGCGCCGGTTTCGCGGTGGTCAACGTCAACCCGCTCTACACGCCGCGCGAGCTCGAGCATCAGCTCAAGGATTCCGGCGCCGAAGCCGTCATCGTGCTGGAGAACTTTGCCCACACCGTCCAGCAGGTGATCGCCAAGACGGCTGTGAAGCATGTCATCGTGGCCAGCATGGGCGACCTGCTCGGCTTCAAGGGTGTGATCGTCAATCTCGTCGTCCGCCGCGTCAAGAAGATGGTGCCGGCCTGGTCGTTGCCGGGCGCGGTGTCCTTCAACGACGCGCTGTCGGCCGGCCGCGGTGCGACGTTCAACAAGCCGAAGCTGTCGCCCGGCGATGTCGCCTTCCTGCAATATACCGGCGGCACCACCGGCGTCTCCAAAGGCGCCACCCTGCTCCACCGCAACATCGTCGCCAACGTCTTGCAGAACGACGCCTGGCTCCAGCCGGCGATCGCCGCGCCTCCGCATGTCGATCAGCTCATGATCGTCTGCGCGCTGCCGCTCTACCACATCTTCGCGCTGACGGCCTGCTACCTGCTCGCGGTGCGCGCCGGCGGCTGCAATCTGCTGATTCCCAACCCGCGCGACATCGCGGGCTTCGTCAAGGAATTGGCGAAGTACCAGGTCAACAGCTTCCCGGCGGTCAACACGCTGTACAACGGGCTGATGCATCATCCCGACTTCAAGAAGCTCGACTTCTCCAAGCTGAAGATCTCCAACGGTGGCGGCATGGCGGTGCAGCGCACCGTCGCCGAGCAGTGGAAGGCGGTGACCGGCTGCTTCATCGCTGAAGGCTACGGCCTGTCGGAGACCTCGCCGACACTGACCTGCAATCCGGCGACCACGACCGATTTCTCCGGCTCGATCGGCATCCCCGTGCCCTCGACCTGGATCTCGATCCGCGACGACGACGGCAACGAGGTGCCCCTGGGCCAGCCCGGCGAGATCTGCGCCAAGGGCCCGCAGGTGATGTCGGGATATTGGAACAGACCGGAAGACACCGCCAACGTGATGACGGCGGACGGCTATTTCCGCACCGGGGACATCGGCGTGATGGACGAGAGGGGTTACACCAAGATCGTCGACCGCAAGAAGGACATGATCCTGGTCTCCGGCTTCAACGTCTATCCGAACGAGATCGAGGAAGTGATCGCGAGCCATCCGGGCGTGCTGGAATGCGCCGTGATCGGCATCCCCGACTCCAAGTCGGGGGAGGCGGTGAAGGCCTTCGTGGTCAAGAAGGACCCGAACCTCACCGCGGAAGAAGTGATCAAGTTCTGTCACGGGCAGCTCACCGGCTACAAGGTGCCCAAGCACATCGAATTCCGCACCGACCTGCCGAAGACCAATGTCGGCAAGATCTTGCGACGGCAGCTCCGCGACGAGAAGAAGGCCGAGGCGGCGTAA
- a CDS encoding peroxiredoxin, translated as MAIQIGEKLPEAKFRVMTAEGPQVKTTDDIFKGKKVALFAVPGAYTGTCHKMHLPSIFLNAYAIKDKGVDSIAIVSVNDAFVMNAWKRDTDQRDEATFLADGNADFTKAIGMELDASANGLGIRSKRYSMLIEDGVVKKLNLEAMPGKVEVSGGDTLLGQL; from the coding sequence ATGGCGATCCAGATTGGCGAAAAACTGCCCGAGGCGAAATTCCGCGTGATGACGGCGGAAGGTCCGCAGGTGAAGACCACCGACGATATCTTCAAGGGCAAAAAGGTCGCGCTGTTCGCGGTGCCCGGCGCCTACACCGGCACCTGCCACAAGATGCATCTGCCGAGCATCTTCCTCAACGCCTATGCCATCAAGGACAAGGGCGTCGACAGCATCGCCATCGTCTCCGTCAACGACGCCTTCGTCATGAACGCCTGGAAGCGCGACACCGACCAGCGCGACGAGGCCACCTTCCTCGCCGACGGCAATGCTGATTTCACCAAGGCGATCGGCATGGAGCTCGACGCCTCCGCCAATGGCCTCGGTATCCGCTCCAAGCGCTACTCGATGCTGATCGAGGACGGCGTGGTCAAGAAGCTGAACCTCGAGGCGATGCCCGGTAAGGTCGAGGTCTCCGGCGGCGATACGCTGCTGGGGCAGCTGTAA
- the rnhA gene encoding ribonuclease HI, whose protein sequence is MSELPNVIIYTDGACSGNPGPGGWGAILKFGDKEKELNGGERHTTNNQMELMAAISALEALKKPCTVDLYTDSQYVRQGITGWIHGWKRNGWRTADKKPVKNVELWQRLDAALKAHEIRWHWVKGHAGHPENERADQLARDGIAVARLQQRVRE, encoded by the coding sequence GTGAGCGAGCTGCCCAATGTCATCATCTATACCGACGGCGCCTGCTCGGGAAATCCCGGGCCCGGCGGCTGGGGCGCGATCCTGAAGTTCGGCGACAAGGAGAAGGAGCTGAACGGCGGCGAGCGCCACACCACCAACAACCAGATGGAGCTGATGGCGGCGATCTCCGCGCTGGAAGCGTTGAAGAAGCCGTGCACCGTCGATCTCTACACCGACAGCCAATATGTGCGGCAGGGCATCACCGGCTGGATCCACGGCTGGAAGCGCAACGGCTGGCGCACCGCCGACAAGAAGCCGGTCAAGAACGTCGAGTTATGGCAGCGCCTCGATGCCGCCCTGAAGGCGCACGAGATCCGTTGGCACTGGGTCAAGGGCCACGCCGGCCACCCCGAAAACGAACGCGCCGATCAGCTCGCGCGCGACGGGATCGCGGTGGCGAGGTTGCAGCAGAGGGTGAGGGAGTAG
- a CDS encoding homoserine kinase — MAVYTDVAADELADLLSQYDLGELLSYKGIAEGVENSNFLLHTTKGSFILTLYEKRVEKNDLPYFLALMTHLAEHGINCPLPVKAKDGEALRELAGRPAAIITFLEGVWPRKPNATHCAGVGQALAKMHLAGANFAIKRANALSVSGWRPLFDAAAPRADEVQPGLRAFLAAELDYLESGVWPKQLPEGVIHADLFNDNVFFLGDQLSGIIDFTFACNDMLAYDVAICLNAWCFEPDHSFNVTKARAFLNAYGRVRKLSEAEEAALPLLARGAAIRFLLTRLVDWLNVPAGALVKPKDPLEYVRKLRFHQSVSSVRDYGLMPSGLVA; from the coding sequence ATGGCGGTCTACACCGACGTCGCCGCCGACGAGCTTGCGGATCTCCTGAGCCAGTACGATCTCGGCGAATTGCTCTCCTACAAGGGCATCGCCGAGGGCGTCGAGAATTCAAACTTCCTGCTGCACACCACCAAGGGCTCGTTCATCCTCACGCTCTATGAGAAGCGCGTGGAAAAGAACGATCTGCCGTACTTCCTCGCGCTGATGACCCATCTCGCCGAGCACGGCATCAACTGTCCGCTGCCGGTGAAGGCGAAGGACGGCGAGGCGCTGCGCGAGCTGGCGGGACGCCCGGCTGCGATCATCACCTTTCTCGAAGGCGTCTGGCCGCGCAAGCCGAATGCGACCCATTGCGCCGGCGTCGGACAGGCGCTGGCGAAGATGCATCTGGCCGGCGCCAATTTCGCGATCAAGCGCGCCAACGCGCTGTCCGTCTCCGGGTGGCGTCCGCTGTTCGATGCTGCTGCTCCGCGCGCCGACGAGGTGCAGCCGGGGCTGCGCGCGTTCCTCGCCGCCGAGCTCGATTATCTCGAGAGCGGCGTCTGGCCGAAGCAGCTGCCCGAAGGCGTGATCCACGCCGACCTCTTCAACGACAACGTCTTCTTCCTCGGCGACCAGCTCTCGGGGATCATCGACTTCACCTTTGCCTGCAACGATATGCTGGCCTATGACGTCGCGATCTGCCTCAACGCCTGGTGTTTCGAGCCGGATCATTCCTTCAACGTCACCAAGGCGCGCGCCTTCCTCAATGCCTATGGCCGTGTGCGGAAACTGTCCGAGGCGGAAGAGGCCGCGCTGCCGTTGTTGGCGCGCGGCGCCGCGATCCGCTTCCTGCTGACGCGGCTGGTCGACTGGCTCAACGTGCCGGCGGGCGCACTGGTGAAGCCGAAGGATCCGCTGGAATATGTCCGCAAGCTGCGCTTTCACCAGAGCGTTTCGAGCGTGCGCGACTACGGGCTGATGCCGTCAGGACTGGTCGCGTGA
- the ispH gene encoding 4-hydroxy-3-methylbut-2-enyl diphosphate reductase — MSAKPDLKIVLCSPRGFCAGVVRAIDTVERALDKYGAPVYVRHEIVHNKYVVDGLKKKGAIFVEELAEIPVNTTAPVVFSAHGVPKSVPADAQSRNLFSLDATCPLVTKVHREAAIHFKRGREIFLIGHSHHPEVVGTLGQLPTGAVTLIETAEDAKTITPKDPNNIAFVTQTTLSIDDTAEIVALLKERFPNINGPHKEDICYATTNRQLAVKKVAPVVDALIVVGAPNSSNSQRLREVAEREGCAIAVLAQRAADLDWKRFENITSLGITAGASAPEVIVEEIMDAFAERFTLHVETVSAAEENEFFPLPRSVRPEAAAE; from the coding sequence ATGTCAGCCAAACCAGACCTCAAGATCGTGCTTTGTTCTCCACGCGGCTTCTGCGCCGGGGTGGTCCGGGCGATCGACACCGTGGAACGGGCGCTCGATAAATACGGCGCTCCCGTCTATGTTCGTCATGAGATTGTGCACAACAAGTACGTCGTCGACGGGTTGAAGAAGAAGGGCGCCATCTTCGTCGAGGAACTCGCTGAGATCCCGGTCAACACCACGGCCCCCGTGGTATTCTCGGCCCATGGCGTGCCGAAGTCGGTTCCGGCCGACGCCCAGTCCCGCAATTTGTTCTCGCTGGACGCGACCTGCCCGCTGGTAACCAAGGTGCACCGCGAGGCGGCGATCCACTTCAAGCGCGGCCGCGAGATCTTCCTGATCGGCCATTCCCATCACCCCGAGGTGGTTGGCACGCTCGGCCAGCTTCCGACCGGTGCCGTGACCCTGATCGAGACCGCCGAGGACGCCAAGACCATCACGCCGAAGGACCCCAACAACATCGCCTTCGTGACCCAGACCACGCTGTCGATCGACGACACCGCGGAGATCGTGGCACTTCTGAAGGAGCGCTTCCCGAACATCAACGGGCCGCACAAGGAAGACATCTGCTACGCCACCACCAACCGCCAGCTCGCGGTGAAGAAGGTGGCGCCGGTGGTCGACGCGCTGATCGTGGTCGGCGCGCCGAACTCGTCGAACTCGCAGCGCCTGCGCGAAGTCGCCGAGCGCGAGGGCTGCGCGATCGCCGTGCTGGCGCAGCGCGCCGCCGACCTCGACTGGAAGCGGTTCGAAAACATCACCAGCCTCGGCATCACCGCGGGTGCCTCGGCGCCGGAGGTGATCGTCGAAGAGATCATGGACGCCTTCGCCGAGCGCTTCACGCTGCATGTGGAGACGGTCTCGGCCGCGGAAGAGAACGAATTCTTCCCGCTGCCGCGTTCGGTGCGCCCCGAAGCCGCCGCCGAGTAG
- a CDS encoding cell cycle transcriptional regulator TrcR, with the protein MSNAPLMPKATAVWLLDNTALTFDQVADFTKMHPLEIRAIADGDAAQGIKGMDPISNGQLTREEIEKAEKNPDARLRLQESKVVLPPQPKRKGPRYTPVSRRHERPSAILWLLRNHAELKDAQIMRLVGTTKSTIASVRDRTHWNTSSLTPIDPVTLGLCSQIELDFEVARAAKEKPIDTAYGGATLLPASETTKKDEFEPAERSSDDLNVDAVFAKLKTLGGKKQDQEEE; encoded by the coding sequence ATGAGCAACGCACCTCTGATGCCCAAGGCGACCGCCGTCTGGCTGCTCGACAACACCGCGCTGACCTTCGACCAGGTCGCCGATTTCACCAAGATGCACCCCCTGGAGATCCGGGCGATCGCGGACGGCGACGCCGCGCAGGGCATCAAGGGCATGGATCCCATTTCCAACGGCCAGCTTACCCGCGAGGAGATCGAGAAGGCCGAGAAGAACCCGGACGCCCGGCTCCGCCTCCAGGAGAGCAAGGTGGTGCTGCCGCCCCAGCCCAAGCGCAAGGGCCCGCGTTACACCCCGGTCTCACGCCGCCATGAGCGCCCGAGCGCCATCCTCTGGCTGCTGCGCAACCACGCCGAGTTGAAGGACGCCCAGATCATGCGCCTGGTCGGCACGACCAAGAGCACGATCGCGAGCGTCCGCGACCGCACCCACTGGAACACGTCGTCGTTGACGCCCATCGATCCCGTGACCCTCGGTCTCTGCTCGCAGATCGAGCTCGATTTCGAGGTGGCGCGCGCGGCCAAGGAAAAGCCGATCGACACAGCCTATGGCGGCGCGACGTTGCTGCCGGCCTCGGAGACCACCAAGAAAGACGAGTTCGAGCCGGCGGAGCGATCCAGCGACGACCTCAATGTCGACGCCGTGTTCGCCAAGCTGAAGACGCTCGGCGGCAAGAAGCAGGACCAAGAGGAGGAGTAA